Below is a window of Thermodesulfobacteriota bacterium DNA.
TCGAAGACAGGGGCGAGTACACGAGGGTGCCTTTCCAGATAGATCTGGACTCCAAATACAAACCCTTCGCCAACTACCTTGACAGGATCGGCAAGCTGGACAGGGTCATGGATATCGACAACTTCATCATCGACTCGAAGGGCAACACCCGGGGGCTCGTCTCGATAAAGCTATACCTGAGCGCCTATGTCCTGAACGGACCGTAGAGATAGAGAGATGCAACATAAAAAACATATACTCCACCTTGTGGCCTTCGTGCTTCTGGGGCTTGAACCGGGAAGGGCCGCCGCCTCCGAGGCCCTTTCCATCGTCGGCGAACTGCCACCCACCGAGAAGCCGTCCGTCTCCTGGGGCAGGGACCCGTTTGTGCCCCCAAGCAAGGACGTGGAGGCGCCGGAGATGAACCTCCTGGGCATATTCTATAACTCCGAAAACCCGTCGGCGATTATCGACAATAAAATCGTATACATAGGAAGCGTCATAGGGGACCAAAAAATTATTGATATACGAAAGAGTCATGTTATACTCCTTGGTAACGGCGAAAAAACCCGGCTGGAACTGGTCGATATCCCAGGGCTTCAGAGATAATGCGTATGAGATACCCTAAAATAGCCGCAACCGCCCTGGTGCTCCTTCTCGCCTTCCTGGCCCTGGACCCTCTGCATGCGGCCAATTCCGACGTCGAAAACAAGCTCGCCGGGGGAAAAAAGCTCTTTACCATAGAGGTGAGGGATGCCGATATACGGGACGTCTTGAGGGCCCTTGCCCAGCAGGGCGGACTCAACATAATAATAGGAAAGGGCGTGGAGGGCTATGTCACCCTGAGCTTCAGTGACATAGGCTTCAAGGACGCGATGGAGGTAACGCTGAGGGCCAACGGCCTGGGCTACGCTATACGCAATAACGTGCTCTGGGTGGGTAAAAAAGAGGATATCGGACGTGTAGGGGACGAGCTCGACGAGATAGAGACCCGGGTGGTGCGGCTTAACTACGCCGACCCGAAAAAGGTGGTCGCGCAGGTACAGTCCATGCTGAGCGGAAGGGGCAGCATATCGGCCGACACCAGGGTCAACAGCATCATCATCCGGGATATAGAGGACAGCATCGACGATATCACCACGCTCCTCGAGACCCTCGACGTCCGTACGGCGCAGGTCATTATAGAGGCCAGGATAGTGGAGGCCAACACCAACTTCGCAAGGGAACTCGGGGTGCAGTGGGGAGGAAGATACTCCTCCGGAAGGGACACCATAGGGGGCAGCCCGCTCCTTCCCAACTCGCTTACGGGCAGGAACTATGCCGTAAACCTGCCGGCCGTCGCCCCCACCGCGGGGGTGGGACTTATAGTGGGAAGCATCTCGGATAACCTCATTCTGGACATTGAGCTATCGGCCGCCGAGAGGAAGGGGCAGCTTAGGATAATCTCCCGGCCCAGGATATCCGCCCTGAACAACGAGACGGCGACAATCCACAGCGGCCTGACCATCAGGGTCAAAACACCCCAGTCGGTCGTCCTCGGCCAGGGCACGGGCACTGGTACCGTGCGTGGAAATACGTCGGGGTACAACACTGGTGAAGGGGTGGAGGAGATAGAGACCGGCATAGACCTTG
It encodes the following:
- the pilQ gene encoding type IV pilus secretin PilQ, whose translation is MRYPKIAATALVLLLAFLALDPLHAANSDVENKLAGGKKLFTIEVRDADIRDVLRALAQQGGLNIIIGKGVEGYVTLSFSDIGFKDAMEVTLRANGLGYAIRNNVLWVGKKEDIGRVGDELDEIETRVVRLNYADPKKVVAQVQSMLSGRGSISADTRVNSIIIRDIEDSIDDITTLLETLDVRTAQVIIEARIVEANTNFARELGVQWGGRYSSGRDTIGGSPLLPNSLTGRNYAVNLPAVAPTAGVGLIVGSISDNLILDIELSAAERKGQLRIISRPRISALNNETATIHSGLTIRVKTPQSVVLGQGTGTGTVRGNTSGYNTGEGVEEIETGIDLEVTPRISDDGYIQMEIHTEKDDPDFSRTVDGIPGISEKSATTKIIIKDGETAVIGGLYKSTSTEANDAVPLLGNIPVLGWLFKSNLKNTQNEELLVFITPRIVKYDTDKEVGN